The following nucleotide sequence is from Acyrthosiphon pisum isolate AL4f chromosome A2, pea_aphid_22Mar2018_4r6ur, whole genome shotgun sequence.
TCGCCTCATATACCCGTGTTCCTCAACCAACCTTAACCACCCTACAAAAATGCTAATGGCCATATAGAAGCCAATGCTTGTAAgatccataaaaaaataaattttaaatattaactttaatattataaaatatattatagttgataaaaGCTACGAGTTTATTCCAGTGGTATATCATTAGGCTGTCTGACATTGACATTTCGTTGCGTACTCACGCCACTCATTgtcacaacattttaaataatatatcggtcaggataataatactaaacgtatatttatatatatattatataacaataagttATCGTGTATTTagtagtacttacctatttcatatcgtaaaatattaaaccgTTCACAGTCgttcgttaaaatatatacaatgcaGAAGACCGGGCCACGCGTTGATTTAGCGCGTTTGTTGTAAACAACATACAGCTGAATAATACTACGATCGTATtacacctacctaataataataaaaaaaaatagtcagaATCTTTCATCCGAACAAACATCACCACCGTCTTCGACCGAACGACGGAAGCAGCATAGATCCTCGAGTATTGGCCGGTGTCGTTGGTTGTGTGGTTTTCTTTATATTGTTCGTCAGCGTTGAAAGGTaccgtatattatacacctacgtacattattgtaacaatactgTACTTAATGTGTGCGCTGAAAATACgtttttcgataaaaaatattattaataataataataataataataataataattataaaaatgtgttataatagtTCATACTTTAATCGTTTGAAGGCTATTGTGTTTCTATTTTGTAAATCGATTGGCCAATAGCCGCCATTGCTGCAGTAAGCAGCTATTATAGTTGTAATCGTAtagtatagataggtacatcgACAGATtgacacacacacgcacatattattcataatatataatatatttaggtatatgttTCCGGCTCCCGACGCTGTTCAGACGACATGCATGCCAAGTCAAATTTCAATCTGTACAATTTACTGACGGGGCCGTTACAATATTTGAAGAGCAGCCATTGCATGCAGGCATCATCGTAGGATTTTGTctgaaaagtttaaaataacgaACGAGAAGAACTAACGTTAGAAGAGCGATGAGAGAGACGTATAACTGTTACCTACGCGACCGAACAGCCGAACAGGACGAAGTGCAACAGATATCtgaatatatactttatatttgaaGGTTTTAAAAATCCCAGCGAACAAGATAGGTACTgtagttgaaaatcgaagcattgtTTCGACcatttatcgtgtacacaaacacaaataataataataataataaaaaaacacaccataaaactataattaatattatattcatcgggagatcagaatctaaaatatatagataggtatttaccaaatacttgtattatttaattttgtctaactcaaaaagttataaatgtGACTAATTTGTAGTACcttcttgaaaaatattatttttaaaataatgcatacataatattatatttattgaatatataatattgaacaattgtTCATCCTTGAGTATAATGATAATTGCAGGCTAATATATTTGTAGGTTCATGTACCATTCAATTTGTactaaatatgcataaaaacttaatataaatggcacatattttataagaatattataattttattttattttatatattatttttttccagagAAATTGTGATAAAGTATGCAAAGAATTATATTCGATTATGCAGTATTTCTACTGCTGGTTGCGTTGTCATTCGCAGTATtcatttatagtaaaataaccGGCCCCAAAGAACAGACGAAAGCGAACTATATGTTCGCGTCCAAAGGGTCGGTTTCGATGGGAGCGATGCTCCTATCCATTACACGTGGATTTCTGGGTGTCAAAGTCTTCctcggtaaatatatttttcgttcATAAGTACCACCTTTagtcttaagttttttttttttattattacctattatttaaaggCATTATATCTGCGTGGTTATTAGCCTGCTTTTACTGTAGGGGATACGGTTGGTTCAAAATACGTGTTTGTGTGGCTAACTAAAAcctgggtggtcacccatccgggaactagtgacacCGGCTGATGCTTGGTCTCAGAACACGTTGACGACTGACACCAAACACAGCGCCACTCCAGGTCACATTCTTGAGTTTTATctgataatattaaagttaattattattttcataatattaagtacatacaggttatttcattatactatctacctacataatattattaattattataaattataatactataacagaTACCTTCATAAACGTTCAAATTTCACGTTAAAATAAACCTAGTGtattattcatacaaatatacatttagctatataaaaaaattattgaaaaattttcgTTGACATTTTTCCATACTAAtatataacgtaaaaaaaaaatcaattttgaattatttgtacagcatattatacatattattatcttatttaacTAACGCGGAAAAATTgctattaacatatattatatttttaagtcataaatcatattataaacgtCATTCATTACATAACTATGAGATACCTAAATACAACTATAtctacttcaattttttttctaaattaaattttatgataatatgttattccACTGATTTCCCAGTTATCCACGaaatactattacaatataatttattaaataaataattgatcttAAAAATCTATTCATCTTTTATAAGACtgattaatttatgttattttaatatattaattaaaacattttgttttttccagGGTATCCATCCGAATTTTACTATAGAGGAAGCGGTATGTGGGAAACCCTGTACGGGATGTGCCTAGCATTCCcgttggttttatattttttcctaccGGTATATTTCAATCTCGGAATTACTTCGGTTTATCAGGTGAGTTTTAGCTCGCCGTATGaggcttaaaatattataaaacgtaatatttaaaCGATTGTTTGTAGATACCAACgaatacaacttttttaaatatttatacaatatattttagtctgttacactaaataattatttattgttatcatgaaatacaaattacatcACTCTTGAAGTGGCTGTCTATAAACCTATacgcatattaaattattattattatattcgtcatATCGTACcaatatgtatttacaaattattatttttgcctaTTTATAGTACTTAGATATGCGATTCAAATCAAGACTTGTGAGGAGGCTGGCGTCTGCTACATACTTTCTTAGAAGTATACAGAACCTTGGCGTAACAGTTTTCACACCGTGCGTCGCCTTAAAAACTGTGATGGGATTGCCTTATTGGTTTTCAATCATCTTAATTACATCGATTGCCATTGTTTTCACAGTATTGGtgagaaaaattttaatattatgactaaattaataatttttaatctaacaCCAtaccaaacaaattataaaacatatattgttGTAGTTTAATTATGCATATCATTATGATATCATAAGAACCGTAAATCGTTTGCACAGCACTATGGTTCGTTTTGATCTTTTTTGTATGACATTTGCACAtcgttcaattttttagttttgcatCGTTTGTGATGCGTCATTCCATTTACGTCAAATATCAGAGTACATTATTAGCGCATCagcgtatttaaaaatagaactaGAATACGTTAGGAGTATTCAAAAGCGCTGGTTGATTACTAACTTacagaaaatttgaaatttgtatattgtatattgtgacAGGATTAAACGACTGAAGTGTACAGGTGACCAATAACCACGAATAACCATAGATTTTtaccacaatattatgtatattatatattatgtttgtgatttatgagtttatgactattatttacaatttaatattatattggccaattaatttttaattttatataagtacctaaacttGTTATAGTATGTGTgaatcataacaatattgtaaaatgtttaacttcattcagaatatatgtatatagatctcgtaatatttaatgtacactttatgtaggtacttttcaataggtatattttattgtaccgtTCTATTGTCGATAAGTTGAAGAGCAAACGATAATCGGCCACTTATGTACAAACGAATTACAATTTTTTGGCACAGATAAACATACGATACATATACGTTATAGACTTATAGTTATACCCGAGTAATTCAAATTGATTTAGCACATCATATAGCCATAAATGTAAGCTATagtgaattatgaatataaattacctataattattttatagtttattatcatactatgataatataacttataaaatgcataatcttaattttataaaggTGGGcgagtgggtgtcgctctgctgtacagtatggtgcaagtaggtcactgtaatgaattgtgttcaattttaattcaatgatttaatatcattgtataagaaaaacgattctaagcgaagacggtcagcctgcttatgatattactaagcatatttaatgatattattgtgaataaagtaattcatatataagatataacctatttacgctaaaccttgttttaaattttcaatccttagttatagAAGTTGtacatttaattcatttttaaatacaaaatcatttttaaattttaaattttaaatttaagtaccatcttgatcaaaTTTGGTAAAAGATAAGGtgttatatgttgaaatcgaaactctccttctggaagaaattttgtatacaggatataaaaagaataaaaaataaataaaaaataaaaataaataaacaccattgtaaaaacaatagcttcctcgctccgctcagaatctaaaattggaaactaaaaatgtccgtaaatagtttaaaacaaaacaatactttttgaaaattttactgctctgttagttattttttttacttgttaaatggataaacgaatattttatataattccaaaattattgatataaaaatattattttatttttttatttcaagttcGACCATCGGTGTGGGGGGAAGTTTCCTCCTTAGGAATTTTTAAACACATGtatactgaaatataaaatttactataactaatattagattataagtaatttttatcttgCCCTGGATGAGGTTTTATTCTGCGGGATACTACATTATCGTTACATATGCAGGCAAcagttcaaattaaaaaatgatatattacaatatattttgtactgagtcaatattttgaattctgtGATCGTTATTTTAGGGAGGTCTGAGGTCAGCTATCCTTGCAGACGCCGTACAGAGTTTAGTGATGATCGGTTGCAGCATAATGATCATTATTCACGGATTCTTTATAGCTAAAGGTCCGCTGAATGTGTTCGAAGTGACCAAGGAACGAGACAGACTGGACTTTTTCAAGTATGTGTAGATAACTAATCACCTGGATCCATAAGACAGGTGTGTGACGATCAgctttttgtattatttcagTTTCAACATGGACCCCACGCTTCGTGTATCGACGGTGTCCGCCACTCTTGGTCAGCTGTTCATGACGCTTTCGATGTTCGGATGCCAACAAAATCTCGTTCAACGCTATTTTAGTATGGACTCTCAGAAACAAGTTGAAAAGTAATTAAATGCGaacagttttatacttttatattcgAAATGGCAGCCATATGTTTATGTTTGGTCAAGGCATTTCTTCGAATTCGTAACGTTTGCCTAGGGCTTTGTGGCTAACCATACCGTTGACGATATTCCTCTTCAGTCTATCGTGGATTGTCGGTATGGTGATATTCACGGTGTACGCTGATTGCGATCCTCGAGCACTCGGATACATATCAGAGATCGACGAGATCATACCTTTTTACATTGAAGACAGATTTTACTTTTTGCCGGGTTTCATGGGCCTCGTATTGGCCACCTTATTCAACAGTGGACTCaggtaaatcaattaaatttgtCTTAATGTTACTTAtgcttacctattatatttctcCCTACGTGTCCAATAACGGAACTTTGATTTACAGTATAGTGTCCAATTTAAATTCAATCTCCACTGTTGCTTGGGAAGATTTTGTCTCACAAATACCAATATTCAAAGGTACCAGTGAAAAGAACCAATTGTGGTGCATTAAAATCATAAGTAAGTCGTAAATCTGATGTACTAATCTAACcttaa
It contains:
- the LOC100162329 gene encoding sodium-coupled monocarboxylate transporter 2-like; translated protein: MQRIIFDYAVFLLLVALSFAVFIYSKITGPKEQTKANYMFASKGSVSMGAMLLSITRGFLGVKVFLGYPSEFYYRGSGMWETLYGMCLAFPLVLYFFLPVYFNLGITSVYQYLDMRFKSRLVRRLASATYFLRSIQNLGVTVFTPCVALKTVMGLPYWFSIILITSIAIVFTVLGGLRSAILADAVQSLVMIGCSIMIIIHGFFIAKGPLNVFEVTKERDRLDFFNFNMDPTLRVSTVSATLGQLFMTLSMFGCQQNLVQRYFSMDSQKQVEKALWLTIPLTIFLFSLSWIVGMVIFTVYADCDPRALGYISEIDEIIPFYIEDRFYFLPGFMGLVLATLFNSGLSIVSNLNSISTVAWEDFVSQIPIFKGTSEKNQLWCIKIISVITGFIVMGVAFIVAQSSGVIDASQLMTSATSGPLLGVFVLAMFFPSTNWKGAAAGIISSHLVTLFIILGSLSIAKEPNYLQVSTEGCTNTTFSPYIEPIFDIQYNQYKMSFLNKTHDEISSVLSTPEVESSSTDDILTMLYSITYMYYSLLGTFVTVFVGVIVSYMTGKNKTDTKNYIQIN